The Akkermansia sp. N21116 genome includes a region encoding these proteins:
- a CDS encoding Gfo/Idh/MocA family oxidoreductase, translated as MMKPSSRRHFLQILGLASSAFALSPASHARVTSTSSAPSVGPASTPRPNGSIYMGDFRAPRLDIVKIAFIGLSRGFTHLASSCAIEGTDIVAVCDLHQDLVDHAANHVRQKTGKTPRQYAQGPEAYLNMMQECKPDAVVISTDWASHVPIACNCMKRGAHTFVEVPFSPSVAELWQLIDTSEATQKHCMMMENVNYGREELLFLNIVRQGLIGELLHGEAAYIHNLRDQLLQTDRGEGSWRTAYMELTNGNLYPTHGLGPVAQYMNLSRGEDTFSHLVSLSSPARGRAEFARKKLPPDHKWNAGKFICGDMNSTIVQTGLGRTVLIQWDETTPRPYSRLNLIQGTAGTLAGFPTRVAGEKLGSGNYHEWIQGKDMDAIYEQYEHPLWKRVGDLAQKMGGHGGMDFVMMFRIIECLRQGAPMDQNVYEGAFWSAVGPLSAQSVENGGMPVRFPDFTRNGWKTTKPLGIIS; from the coding sequence ATGATGAAACCGTCATCCAGAAGACATTTCTTACAAATTCTGGGGCTTGCCTCCAGTGCCTTTGCCCTGAGTCCTGCGTCCCATGCCCGAGTCACTTCGACAAGCTCGGCTCCATCCGTAGGACCCGCATCCACCCCCCGGCCAAATGGCTCCATCTACATGGGAGACTTCCGCGCACCCCGACTGGACATCGTCAAAATTGCCTTCATCGGCCTCAGCCGCGGTTTCACCCATCTTGCCAGTTCATGTGCCATCGAAGGAACGGACATTGTCGCCGTATGCGACCTTCACCAGGATCTCGTCGACCATGCCGCCAACCATGTCCGGCAAAAAACCGGCAAAACTCCCCGGCAATACGCACAGGGACCGGAAGCCTACCTCAACATGATGCAGGAGTGCAAACCGGACGCTGTCGTCATCAGCACGGACTGGGCCTCCCACGTTCCCATCGCCTGTAATTGCATGAAGCGAGGCGCCCACACTTTCGTGGAAGTCCCCTTTTCCCCATCCGTTGCTGAACTCTGGCAACTCATCGACACGAGTGAAGCCACGCAAAAGCACTGCATGATGATGGAAAACGTCAACTACGGACGAGAAGAACTCCTGTTCCTCAACATAGTACGCCAGGGACTCATCGGAGAACTCCTGCACGGAGAAGCCGCCTACATCCACAACCTGCGCGACCAACTCCTCCAAACTGACCGGGGAGAAGGATCATGGCGCACCGCCTACATGGAACTGACCAACGGCAACCTCTACCCCACCCACGGACTCGGCCCCGTCGCCCAATACATGAATCTTTCCCGTGGAGAAGACACCTTCAGCCACCTTGTCTCCCTCTCTTCGCCAGCTCGCGGGCGTGCCGAATTCGCCCGAAAAAAACTCCCCCCGGATCACAAATGGAATGCCGGCAAATTCATCTGCGGAGACATGAACAGCACCATCGTCCAAACCGGCCTAGGACGTACCGTCCTCATCCAATGGGACGAAACCACTCCCCGCCCCTATTCCCGTCTCAACCTCATTCAGGGAACTGCAGGCACCCTTGCCGGGTTTCCGACTCGCGTCGCCGGAGAAAAACTCGGATCGGGCAACTATCATGAATGGATCCAGGGTAAAGACATGGATGCCATTTACGAACAATACGAACACCCTCTCTGGAAACGAGTTGGCGACCTGGCTCAAAAAATGGGAGGACACGGCGGCATGGACTTCGTCATGATGTTCCGTATCATCGAATGCCTCCGTCAGGGAGCCCCCATGGATCAAAACGTCTACGAAGGAGCATTCTGGTCTGCCGTCGGCCCTCTATCCGCGCAATCCGTCGAGAACGGAGGCATGCCCGTCCGGTTCCCGGATTTCACGCGAAACGGCTGGAAAACCACAAAACCTCTCGGCATCATATCCTGA
- a CDS encoding L,D-transpeptidase: MNGKTRERTIGGCVAAMLLICACSSCSWVTPHVKETTIRSETYKPRPFDQLDGFFNNGLIPGDTVKWQDNPSAPGEPEIVIDKKKQMGYFYRGDQLMGYFPVSTGKHSVSTPEGEFKVLLKNSEHHSCYGQFVSKETGKVMNDNADIRVHAVPEGQRFVPAEMPFFMRIKDTVGIHQGYLPGKPASHGCIRVPDLVAAKLFNATPVGTRVLIKGDLGKDFFVKRDAQKAAKALAAKQKAASLAADGQKTVTGAGGAANQEKGGADSPASASQTPPATVSANSSSSSQDVQVPAVSPAPSQDVPAPSLEEQKVQAPAESDKPVRVVVPVSASEADEPASSGTPQPLSAPAVSLPQAEP; this comes from the coding sequence ATGAACGGAAAAACGAGAGAAAGGACGATTGGAGGATGTGTTGCCGCCATGTTGCTGATATGTGCATGTTCTTCCTGCAGCTGGGTGACTCCGCATGTCAAGGAAACGACGATTCGCAGCGAAACATATAAACCCCGGCCGTTTGATCAGTTGGATGGTTTTTTCAACAACGGTTTGATACCCGGGGATACGGTCAAGTGGCAGGATAATCCTTCTGCTCCGGGAGAACCGGAGATTGTGATCGATAAAAAGAAGCAGATGGGATATTTCTATCGAGGTGATCAGTTGATGGGATATTTTCCTGTGAGTACGGGCAAACACTCGGTGAGTACGCCGGAGGGCGAGTTTAAGGTGCTTCTCAAGAATTCGGAACACCATTCCTGCTATGGGCAGTTTGTTTCGAAAGAAACGGGTAAGGTGATGAATGACAACGCCGATATCCGTGTTCATGCCGTTCCCGAAGGTCAGCGTTTCGTTCCGGCCGAGATGCCGTTTTTCATGCGGATCAAGGATACGGTGGGCATCCATCAGGGGTATCTTCCCGGGAAACCCGCATCGCACGGTTGTATCCGTGTGCCGGATCTCGTTGCGGCGAAGTTGTTTAATGCGACCCCGGTCGGTACCCGCGTACTGATCAAGGGGGATCTGGGTAAGGATTTCTTTGTCAAGAGGGATGCCCAGAAGGCGGCTAAGGCTTTAGCAGCGAAACAAAAGGCGGCTTCCCTTGCTGCTGACGGGCAGAAGACTGTGACTGGGGCGGGCGGCGCTGCAAATCAGGAGAAAGGAGGCGCCGATTCTCCTGCATCCGCCAGCCAGACTCCGCCTGCGACTGTTTCTGCCAATTCTTCCTCTTCGTCCCAGGATGTTCAGGTCCCCGCTGTTTCTCCTGCTCCGTCTCAGGATGTCCCGGCTCCGTCACTGGAGGAACAGAAGGTCCAGGCGCCCGCCGAGTCGGACAAACCTGTTCGGGTCGTGGTGCCAGTGTCGGCATCGGAGGCCGATGAACCGGCTTCATCCGGTACCCCCCAGCCTCTTTCCGCTCCGGCAGTTTCTCTTCCCCAAGCGGAGCCTTGA
- a CDS encoding malate dehydrogenase, translating to MKTPITVTVTGAAGQIAYSLLFRIGSGSMFGPEQPVNLRLLEIEPAMNALQGVVMELRDAAFPLINDIVATCDPAEGFKGANWCILVGSVPRKAGMERKDLLGINGKVFVGQGKAIAANAAPDVRVFVVGNPCNTNSLIAKASAAGIPENRFFAMTRLDENRAKSQLADKAGVHVTDVTNLAIWGNHSSTQYPDFTHAKINGKPVTEVITDTEWLQNDFITTVQQRGAAIIKARGASSAASAASAAVDTVRSLVTPTPEGDWYSVAVCSDGSYGIEKGLMFSFPIRTKADGSWEIVQGLNIDAFSKEKIAATEAELKEERDAVRELGIL from the coding sequence ATGAAAACTCCTATTACTGTCACAGTAACCGGTGCAGCCGGCCAGATTGCATACTCCCTCCTTTTCCGTATCGGTTCCGGCTCCATGTTCGGGCCCGAGCAGCCCGTCAATCTCCGCCTGTTGGAAATTGAACCGGCCATGAACGCCCTCCAAGGCGTTGTGATGGAACTGCGTGACGCTGCATTCCCCCTCATCAATGATATCGTTGCCACTTGCGATCCCGCCGAAGGCTTCAAGGGAGCCAACTGGTGCATTCTCGTCGGTTCCGTCCCCCGCAAAGCCGGTATGGAACGCAAAGACCTCCTCGGGATTAACGGCAAGGTATTCGTCGGACAAGGCAAGGCTATCGCCGCCAATGCCGCTCCCGATGTCCGGGTGTTCGTCGTAGGCAACCCCTGCAACACCAACTCCCTCATCGCCAAAGCCAGCGCCGCCGGCATCCCCGAAAACCGTTTCTTCGCCATGACCCGTCTTGACGAAAATCGCGCCAAGAGCCAGCTTGCCGACAAGGCCGGAGTTCATGTCACCGACGTCACCAACCTCGCTATCTGGGGTAACCACTCCTCCACCCAGTATCCGGATTTCACCCACGCCAAGATCAACGGCAAGCCCGTCACGGAAGTCATCACCGACACCGAATGGCTCCAGAATGACTTCATCACCACCGTCCAGCAGCGCGGCGCCGCCATCATCAAAGCCCGCGGAGCTTCCTCCGCCGCCTCCGCCGCCTCCGCCGCCGTTGACACCGTTCGCAGCCTCGTCACCCCCACCCCCGAAGGAGACTGGTACTCCGTTGCCGTCTGTTCCGACGGTTCCTACGGTATCGAAAAGGGACTCATGTTCTCCTTCCCGATCCGCACCAAAGCCGACGGTTCCTGGGAAATCGTTCAAGGTCTCAACATCGATGCCTTCTCCAAGGAAAAGATTGCCGCTACCGAAGCCGAACTCAAGGAAGAACGCGACGCCGTTCGCGAACTCGGCATCCTGTAA
- a CDS encoding VC0807 family protein: protein MPDSSQTASRSSSSWWGILMSVLIPVAVLEYCSEGAIDPWIRMPGQRVWEIGPLWAMVIALAFPIGYGLHSRFRDGKFDLMSAVGMTGVILTGVISLFVIAPDGSVHFCTPWLFGVKEALIPLFLGVVVVVSSRTNAPLLKTFIYKDDVFDVRLIEREIRSRGHETAYDSLLARVTWILAGAFMLSAFANFAVSYGFMSPVVLLPVSEQQVAYNVAIGKITWWGFLIIGVPLLAALGVIIVHLINSLERLTGLGKKQLMK, encoded by the coding sequence ATGCCGGATTCTTCTCAAACTGCGTCCCGTTCGTCTTCCTCGTGGTGGGGGATTTTAATGAGTGTTTTGATTCCGGTAGCAGTCCTGGAATATTGCAGCGAGGGAGCTATTGATCCCTGGATCCGCATGCCGGGACAAAGGGTTTGGGAGATCGGGCCGTTGTGGGCGATGGTAATTGCCCTGGCGTTTCCGATCGGGTACGGACTCCATTCCCGTTTCCGCGATGGGAAGTTTGATTTGATGTCTGCCGTGGGGATGACGGGGGTGATTTTGACGGGAGTAATCAGCTTGTTTGTCATAGCTCCCGACGGTTCGGTGCATTTTTGCACACCGTGGTTATTTGGGGTAAAGGAGGCGTTGATTCCTCTCTTTCTGGGGGTAGTTGTCGTGGTGTCTTCTCGGACGAATGCTCCTTTGTTGAAGACTTTTATTTATAAGGACGATGTTTTTGACGTACGGTTGATTGAACGTGAAATCCGGTCGAGGGGGCATGAAACTGCCTATGATTCCTTGTTGGCGCGCGTGACCTGGATTCTTGCAGGTGCTTTTATGCTTTCAGCCTTTGCGAACTTTGCTGTGTCGTATGGCTTCATGTCTCCGGTTGTTCTGCTTCCCGTGTCCGAGCAGCAGGTTGCTTATAATGTGGCTATAGGGAAGATTACCTGGTGGGGATTTCTGATTATCGGGGTTCCTCTTCTGGCGGCGCTGGGGGTGATCATTGTGCACTTGATCAACAGCCTGGAACGATTGACGGGGCTGGGGAAAAAGCAGTTAATGAAATAA
- a CDS encoding sialate O-acetylesterase, producing MKKISLVFGILLTAACSVWAAAPQFDRVFGSHMVLPYGKPVSVSGTADPGKSVVVSFGNNKVKGKTDAQGRWMVSLPAMKPDSTGKVLAVEQGKEKTELEDILVGVVWVASGQSNMAWRMNQTPSGKDEIPSSANPMLRLMHNEPQAGTSGRKYGEHEFSVLTPEGFFKGEWKVASPESVAPCSAVGYYFARDLQKSLGMPVGLIHSSLGGSEMAAWLPSEIIAKRREYASCRGNEWLGSPFISAWVRGRAKLNISDRLEKGETPEHPFKPAFLYESGIEWLAGLPVHGILWYQGESDAEINDSRQNRKLLMDLIQSWRAGWKNPELPFVMIQLPRINDHSPLRIHWPEFREVQSDVAGELKNVEFVNTIDLGSADSNVHPPEKIEVGKRAANVALNRFYGSKGQAFGPELKDWEIKGGHVFLQFKYSEGLVTTDGQTPKCFELAGDDGVFYSVEAVMNCGNGGVMVILSSPDVRKPVSARYCWDSFVEPNLVNGAGLPAVPFRTDGDEEE from the coding sequence ATGAAAAAAATCTCCCTAGTATTTGGTATTTTATTGACGGCGGCATGTTCGGTATGGGCTGCCGCGCCACAATTTGACCGTGTTTTCGGCAGTCATATGGTGCTGCCTTATGGCAAGCCCGTATCTGTATCGGGGACAGCAGATCCGGGGAAGTCCGTGGTTGTTTCCTTCGGCAACAATAAAGTGAAGGGTAAGACTGACGCTCAAGGCAGGTGGATGGTGTCTCTCCCTGCCATGAAACCGGATTCTACCGGCAAAGTTCTGGCGGTGGAGCAGGGGAAGGAGAAAACCGAATTGGAGGATATTCTCGTTGGCGTTGTCTGGGTTGCCTCCGGACAATCCAATATGGCATGGAGAATGAACCAGACGCCTTCCGGAAAGGATGAAATCCCCTCGTCGGCCAATCCCATGCTGCGGCTTATGCATAACGAACCTCAGGCGGGGACATCCGGCCGCAAGTATGGTGAACATGAATTTTCCGTGTTGACTCCGGAAGGTTTTTTCAAGGGTGAATGGAAGGTGGCTTCCCCGGAAAGCGTGGCTCCGTGTTCTGCTGTCGGGTACTATTTTGCGCGCGATTTGCAGAAGTCGCTCGGGATGCCGGTTGGGTTGATTCATTCCTCGTTGGGCGGTTCGGAAATGGCTGCCTGGCTGCCTTCAGAAATCATTGCAAAACGTAGGGAATACGCATCTTGCCGGGGAAATGAATGGCTGGGATCTCCCTTCATTTCAGCCTGGGTACGAGGGCGAGCCAAATTAAATATTTCTGACCGTTTGGAGAAAGGGGAAACGCCGGAGCATCCTTTCAAACCGGCGTTTTTGTATGAGAGCGGAATTGAATGGTTGGCCGGATTGCCGGTACACGGGATCCTTTGGTACCAAGGCGAATCCGATGCCGAAATCAATGATTCTAGGCAAAACAGGAAGTTGTTGATGGATTTGATCCAGTCCTGGCGCGCTGGGTGGAAGAATCCGGAACTGCCGTTTGTCATGATCCAGTTGCCGCGTATCAACGATCACAGTCCTTTGCGCATTCACTGGCCTGAGTTCCGAGAGGTGCAGAGTGATGTCGCCGGTGAATTGAAGAACGTAGAATTCGTCAATACGATCGATTTGGGATCGGCAGACAGTAATGTCCACCCTCCGGAAAAGATCGAGGTGGGCAAACGTGCCGCTAATGTGGCCTTGAACCGGTTTTACGGGAGCAAAGGACAGGCCTTTGGCCCGGAACTGAAGGATTGGGAAATCAAGGGAGGGCATGTATTCCTGCAATTCAAGTACTCGGAAGGATTGGTGACGACGGATGGTCAGACACCGAAGTGCTTTGAACTGGCTGGTGACGACGGTGTGTTTTATTCCGTAGAAGCAGTGATGAATTGCGGCAATGGCGGCGTTATGGTGATTCTTTCGTCTCCCGATGTTCGCAAGCCTGTGTCAGCCCGGTATTGCTGGGACAGTTTTGTTGAACCAAACCTCGTGAACGGAGCTGGTCTCCCGGCGGTCCCCTTCCGTACGGACGGCGATGAGGAAGAATGA
- a CDS encoding GDSL-type esterase/lipase family protein, protein MKIEKWIGRAICLLLASSALQVWAETTKVACVGDSITFGYGIGARETMGYPAVLGKLLGPGYEVKNFGNSGKTAGDYPSQKKNGRWYGDTPQYKDSVAYAADVYICNLGINDTGSWWDARLFEQGYDKLLTAWHKANPKAHLLAWGKLGPDFRGPAGKKAFPGNVFAPDYKFSGTDNGSSARRGDAEKLISRVGGKHKVKLFDAYTAMASKPQWYGDGLHPNASGARRLAEITFAKLVPVLKIKQPVPVMKKEDDQLVISNSGETGILMEMYAISGPGRAVFVFGKDTVLHPGEEIGITLGEKTANDPTEKLCWKVSGTQETDFQLRPLKKPFPSENKVPGQGRD, encoded by the coding sequence ATGAAGATCGAAAAATGGATAGGACGCGCTATTTGCCTTCTGCTGGCTAGTTCTGCGTTACAAGTTTGGGCGGAGACAACGAAAGTTGCTTGCGTGGGCGATAGTATTACCTTCGGTTACGGTATTGGCGCCCGGGAGACTATGGGATATCCCGCCGTTCTCGGCAAGTTGCTGGGGCCCGGTTATGAAGTCAAAAACTTCGGCAACTCGGGCAAGACGGCCGGAGATTACCCTTCCCAGAAGAAGAATGGACGCTGGTATGGGGATACTCCCCAGTACAAGGATTCCGTCGCGTATGCGGCCGATGTTTATATTTGTAATCTCGGCATTAATGATACGGGTTCGTGGTGGGATGCCCGATTGTTTGAACAAGGCTACGACAAGTTGTTGACAGCATGGCACAAGGCCAACCCCAAAGCTCATTTGCTGGCATGGGGAAAATTGGGCCCGGATTTTCGTGGACCGGCCGGCAAGAAGGCTTTTCCCGGAAATGTCTTTGCTCCGGATTATAAGTTCTCCGGGACAGACAATGGCTCATCCGCCAGACGGGGCGATGCCGAGAAGCTGATTAGCCGGGTGGGTGGAAAACATAAAGTAAAACTCTTTGATGCGTATACGGCCATGGCTTCCAAGCCGCAGTGGTATGGGGACGGCTTGCATCCGAATGCATCCGGAGCCAGGCGCTTGGCCGAGATTACTTTCGCCAAGCTTGTTCCCGTGTTAAAGATCAAACAGCCTGTACCTGTCATGAAAAAGGAGGATGATCAGTTGGTTATTTCCAATTCCGGGGAAACCGGTATTTTGATGGAAATGTATGCTATTTCCGGCCCCGGAAGGGCGGTGTTTGTTTTTGGAAAAGATACTGTCCTGCATCCCGGTGAGGAGATCGGGATCACTCTTGGTGAGAAAACGGCCAATGATCCGACGGAGAAACTTTGCTGGAAGGTATCTGGAACTCAGGAAACTGATTTCCAATTACGCCCTTTGAAAAAACCATTTCCTTCGGAAAATAAAGTACCGGGACAGGGAAGAGATTGA
- a CDS encoding polyribonucleotide nucleotidyltransferase has product MSIHSIECNVGTSPIIIETGKMARLADGAVTVRSGDTIVLVTVVSATKIKEGQTFFPLSVEYKEKAAAAGMFPGGYFKREGRPTEKEILTCRMTDRPLRPMFPKGYFYDTQVISLLLSADGENEPDILSINGASAACVISDLPFAEPVGAVRVGRVNGEFVINPGNSLREESDLDLVFAGTKDQVIMIEGSAKELSEDDFIASLHLAQENVRIICEKQEELRALCGKEKRSYELCLAKPELLEIGYEIAGDRIEDAIYADSKIERQKKVGALRNEVETAIKERHPEATDFDVEQVFEYIQKKAFRISIMEKDKRADGRGIKELRPLTAEINVLPPVVHGSALFARGETMSVCLATLAPVEDKQYVDNYTGSSNEKRFILHYNFPPFSVGDTGRFGGQNRREIGHGALAERSIAPVVPSAEEFPYAIRISSEIMESNGSTSMASVCAGVMSLLAAGVPLKRPVAGISVGLVTEQNDQHEITSYKTLLDIIGSEDFYGDMDFKLCGTEVGVTGYQLDLKLPGIPLSILEEAIRLAKQGRMQILETMNASISSPAPMSPNAPRIESTKIPADRIGELIGPGGKNIKAIQAESGADINIEDDGTVHIYASKQEGLDRAMYLVKRMFQEIEVGELYSGKIVSTTAFGAFMEVLPGKDGLIHISELADGRTAKTEDVVNVGDMVTAKCIGIDDKGRVKMSIKAAIREQKAKEAADRGITE; this is encoded by the coding sequence ATGAGTATACATTCGATTGAATGCAATGTCGGTACAAGCCCCATCATCATTGAAACCGGCAAAATGGCCCGTCTGGCTGACGGCGCTGTAACCGTGCGTAGCGGCGACACCATCGTACTGGTGACGGTCGTCAGTGCCACGAAGATCAAGGAAGGCCAGACCTTCTTCCCCCTGTCTGTGGAATACAAGGAAAAGGCTGCCGCTGCCGGGATGTTCCCGGGAGGTTACTTCAAGCGCGAAGGCCGTCCCACAGAAAAAGAAATCCTGACTTGCCGCATGACGGACCGCCCGTTGCGTCCCATGTTCCCGAAGGGTTATTTCTACGATACCCAGGTGATTTCCCTTCTTCTTTCCGCAGATGGTGAGAATGAGCCGGACATTTTGAGCATCAACGGCGCTTCTGCGGCTTGCGTGATTTCCGACCTTCCGTTTGCCGAACCTGTCGGAGCTGTGCGCGTTGGTCGAGTCAATGGTGAATTCGTCATCAACCCCGGCAACAGCCTCCGCGAAGAAAGCGATCTTGACCTTGTCTTCGCTGGTACGAAGGATCAGGTGATCATGATCGAAGGTTCTGCGAAAGAACTCTCCGAAGACGATTTTATCGCTTCCCTTCACCTCGCCCAGGAAAACGTGCGGATCATCTGTGAAAAGCAGGAGGAACTTCGCGCTCTTTGCGGCAAGGAAAAGCGCTCCTACGAACTCTGCCTTGCCAAACCGGAATTGCTTGAAATCGGTTACGAAATTGCCGGAGACCGCATTGAAGATGCTATTTATGCCGATTCCAAGATTGAACGGCAGAAGAAGGTGGGCGCCCTCCGCAACGAAGTGGAAACCGCTATTAAGGAACGCCATCCTGAAGCGACGGATTTTGATGTGGAACAGGTGTTCGAATACATCCAGAAGAAGGCTTTCCGCATTTCCATCATGGAGAAAGACAAGCGTGCTGATGGTCGTGGCATCAAGGAACTGCGTCCGTTGACCGCAGAAATCAATGTCCTGCCTCCCGTAGTGCACGGTTCCGCCTTGTTCGCTCGCGGTGAAACGATGTCCGTCTGTTTGGCGACTCTTGCTCCGGTGGAAGACAAGCAGTATGTGGATAACTATACGGGCAGCTCCAATGAAAAACGTTTTATTCTTCACTACAATTTCCCCCCGTTTTCCGTGGGTGACACGGGGCGTTTCGGAGGACAGAACCGCCGTGAAATCGGTCATGGCGCTCTTGCCGAACGTTCGATTGCTCCCGTGGTGCCGAGTGCTGAAGAATTCCCGTATGCGATTCGGATTTCCTCTGAAATCATGGAATCCAACGGTTCTACCTCGATGGCTTCCGTGTGTGCCGGCGTGATGTCCCTTCTGGCAGCCGGTGTGCCGCTGAAGCGTCCGGTGGCCGGTATTTCCGTCGGTTTGGTGACGGAACAGAACGACCAGCATGAGATCACCAGCTACAAGACCCTTCTGGACATTATCGGATCCGAAGACTTCTACGGTGATATGGACTTCAAACTTTGCGGTACGGAAGTTGGCGTGACCGGTTACCAGCTCGACTTGAAGCTGCCCGGTATCCCGCTCTCCATTTTGGAAGAAGCTATCCGCCTTGCCAAGCAGGGCCGCATGCAGATTCTGGAAACGATGAACGCTTCCATTTCTTCTCCCGCACCGATGAGTCCGAATGCTCCCCGCATTGAATCCACGAAGATTCCTGCCGACCGCATTGGCGAACTTATTGGTCCGGGCGGTAAGAATATCAAGGCGATCCAGGCTGAATCCGGAGCCGACATCAACATTGAAGATGACGGTACGGTACATATTTATGCTTCCAAACAGGAAGGCCTCGACCGGGCCATGTACCTGGTCAAGCGCATGTTCCAGGAAATCGAAGTGGGTGAACTCTATTCGGGTAAAATCGTTTCCACGACCGCGTTTGGTGCGTTCATGGAAGTGTTGCCCGGCAAAGACGGTCTCATCCATATTTCCGAACTTGCCGATGGCCGCACCGCCAAGACGGAAGATGTGGTCAATGTCGGTGATATGGTAACTGCCAAGTGCATCGGTATTGATGACAAGGGGCGCGTGAAAATGTCCATCAAGGCCGCGATTCGCGAACAGAAAGCGAAGGAAGCCGCAGACCGGGGCATCACGGAATAA